The genomic DNA TTCTTCGTCCGTCAGCTGGTTGAAGACATCGTAGTACGCCCCAACCGCGCCGAGGTAGTACTTGTCCACACTGACGGCGACCACGGCATCGACCTCCTTCTCCAACGCCTCGAAGGTGTCTTTCGGTGCCACCGGGATGGCGACAACGATCCGCCCGGCGTGCCGCCGGCGCGCATCATCGATCGCCGCTCGCATGGTTAGACCGGTGGCGATGCCATCGTCCACGAGAATGGCGGTCTTGCCCTCTACCGGCATGGGCTCGCGACCGGCGAGATAGCGCTCGCGTCTACGGCGGGCTTCCTCGCGCTGTGCCTGGACCTCAGTGCGATACCATTCCGGATCCACGCGTGCGACCTCGGCGGGGTTCGCCACCGGTTTGCCATGTTCGGTGACCGCTCCGATTGCGTATTCGGGGTTATAGGGATGACCAATCTTGCGCGGGATAATGAGGTCCACCGGCCGGTGCAGCGCGCGGGCGATCTCGATCCCCAGAGGTACGCCCCCGCGCGGTAGCGGGTACACCACGGCTTCCTCGCCCTGGACCTTCGGTACCAGCACCTTCGCCAACTGCCTGCCTGCGTCCACGCGGTCTCGAAATCGCATAACTCTTACCTCCGCGCCTGGCAGCCTTACTCTTGCCAGCCGTGCTTGCCCACCGTGACCTGGCGGGCCTCCGGACCTTCCTTGCCCTCGGCCTCGACATAGAACACCTCGGTACCC from Acidiferrobacteraceae bacterium includes the following:
- a CDS encoding phosphoribosyltransferase family protein yields the protein MRFRDRVDAGRQLAKVLVPKVQGEEAVVYPLPRGGVPLGIEIARALHRPVDLIIPRKIGHPYNPEYAIGAVTEHGKPVANPAEVARVDPEWYRTEVQAQREEARRRRERYLAGREPMPVEGKTAILVDDGIATGLTMRAAIDDARRRHAGRIVVAIPVAPKDTFEALEKEVDAVVAVSVDKYYLGAVGAYYDVFNQLTDEEVIRMLDEYRRERTPAETGSSS